Proteins encoded within one genomic window of Panicum virgatum strain AP13 chromosome 1N, P.virgatum_v5, whole genome shotgun sequence:
- the LOC120653848 gene encoding putative disease resistance protein RGA4, which produces MAPAALVFAGKSVAIPAISFLVNKAFSYLNEYFKVDGYDEIQRRLEQALPKIQAVFQVINPERIKEESSALDAWLWQLRDAYEEAEDAVDEVEYYKLKEKAEDLKVSDWGSSFAKMKHRAIKSVMHASVLDKTIRGLTHRGTLKKLQKAVEGLDKAASGVEGFLGLAGNLRGSTTSRQEEDYLNKDRETGSMITAPKVFGRQEDLERLIGWLTKPSVGDAEIEESKVSVVSIVGHGGMGKTTLAQLIHNDDTINKHFNKVIWACVSTSFNAKDVISKMLENAGWQTTDVSTLESSQRFLGKKLRSVKFLLILDDVWEDKKDDQWEKLLAPLREGEKGSKILLTTRIERVAEMAENVMRGENKHHKLQGLDECANIELFRHHAFCSPDLQDGAAFNQTGEKIAKSLRGCPLVTKVVAAHLRDNMRLDYWNEFLTQSLQHFCGSSEDIMNVLRLSYYHLPPKLQTCFRFCSLFTQDYRFNKNDLVEMWVNSGLISHNESETCLVKIGEEYLVQLIRKSFLDLSFYVDRFGQAKENSGYYIMHDLMHDLATNVSFGECVRIADVTSLENVVSTVRHIRVEYIYKFPVEKIKKISRLEHLRTIIIKDGHTNVEENIDILNAVEQLVAGSKSLRLLETELWHTSHFASKLAKLKHLRCIKLKNTYTAQESMSGVFKLYHLTTLKWKSVNIGSKQVRDVGYLDCLRHVSYGPHGCSMVPIGRLTSLQFLPDYRIRRVKGYSISVLKDLGGLRSISVHGLENVHNQEEAKEANMKSKKYLESLHLQWWRRSGDQSSTAELIADSLEPHANLRNLSISGFGGRRIPHWITEPCVENLVKLNFNGCAHIEELPNLEMLLKLEDLRLDGLTRLRRIGPELNTLGDGCMELFLPPRLHTLDVRRCFELEELPLLPPTLVLLEIDYSGLTRLPRIAELQNQNNETVSSLLKEIKVSRCQSLNSLVGSLFEQKQFMGTLCEMSIIDCEHLESAPLPFEEMNGLGELFINNCPELRMLRGAEDNLSLSLSSLKRLKMGQCGDLELLLLQSLQAFTNLSSLSLRNCLVLESLPSADVFRSLMSLRNIEMNGCRNLSSLGGLESVRCLKRLSISNCSKLKEVGLSLTPDVFGCLEEPRRFMQFDCINIDHPCLVLVEPLKSLCTTTRLDIRDGSEMLNVIEPWLLHNCTSLRFLYIFKASFESLPPSIRELSSLKSLCVYESNHLRSLSSLPSSLLSLFIMECHPELRKKVKEHGSIEWNKICQIPNVQIGDCCFRKGEQYIEKRADDSGVTWTAVMNHTNKTQFLSRVFCSPGSQEPQEILKTN; this is translated from the exons ATGGCTCCTGCCGCCCTTGTGTTTGCCGGGAAGTCGGTGGCGATTCCAGCCATCAGCTTCTTGGTCAACAAAGCCTTCAGCTACCTGAATGAGTACTTCAAAGTTGATGGCTACGATGAGATTCAGCGCAGATTAGAGCAAGCCTTGCCCAAGATCCAAGCTGTGTTTCAGGTCATCAACCCAGAGCGTATCAAGGAGGAGAGCAGCGCGCTAGATGCGTGGCTGTGGCAGCTCAGGGATGCGtacgaggaggccgaggatgCTGTCGATGAGGTCGAGTACTACAAGCTCAAGGAGAAGGCCGAGGACCTCAAGGTGAGTGACTGGGGCTCCTCTTTTGCTAAGATGAAGCATCGTGCTATCAAGTCTGTTATGCATGCTAGTGTTCTGGATAAGACTATCAGGGGGTTGACTCACCGTGGCACTCTCAAGAAACTGCAGAAAGCTGTGGAGGGTTTAGACAAGGCTGCTTCAGGTGTAGAGGGTTTTCTGGGACTTGCCGGCAACCTCAGAGGAAGTACTACTAGCCGTCAGGAAGAGGATTATCTGAACAAGGATCGTGAAACAGGTTCCATGATAACTGCACCTAAAGTGTTTGGTCGGCAAGAGGATTTGGAGCGACTAATTGGATGGCTGACCAAGCCATCAGTTGGAGATGCTGAAATTGAGGAGAGCAAAGTATCTGTTGTTTCCATAGTTGGTCACGGTGGGATGGGCAAAACTACCCTGGCACAACTCATCCACAATGATGACACTATCAACAAGCACTTTAATAAGGTGATCTGGGCATGTGTATCCACTAGCTTTAATGCAAAGGATGTAATAAGCAAGATGTTGGAAAATGCTGGATGGCAAACAACTGATGTTAGTACTTTGGAATCGTCGCAGAGATTTCTTGGAAAGAAATTGAGATCCGTGAAATTCTTGCTTATTTTGGATGATGTTTGGGAGGACAAAAAAGATGACCAATGGGAGAAGTTACTTGCTCCTTTGAGGGAAGGGGAGAAAGGAAGCAAGATCTTGCTGACAACACGCATAGAAAGAGTGGCAGAGATGGCAGAAAATGTTATGAGAGGTGAAAATAAACACCATAAACTGCAAGGCCTCGATGAATGTGCTAACATAGAGCTTTTCAGGCATCATGCTTTTTGCAGTCCTGATCTCCAAGATGGTGCAGCCTTCAACCAAACTGGAGAAAAAATTGCCAAGAGTCTCAGAGGTTGTCCGTTGGTGACAAAGGTTGTAGCCGCACATCTGCGAGATAATATGAGATTGGATTACTGGAATGAGTTCCTGACGCAAAGTTTGCAACATTTTTGTGGAAGTTCAGAGGATATTATGAATGTTCTCAGGTTAAGCTACTATCATCTACCACCAAAGTTGCAAACTTGCTTCCGTTTTTGCAGTTTATTCACACAAGATTATAGATTTAACAAGAATGATCTAGTCGAGATGTGGGTAAACTCAGGCTTGATCTCACATAATGAATCTGAAACTTGTctcgtgaagattggagaagaGTACCTGGTTCAACTGATTAGGAAATCATTCTTAGATCTCAGCTTCTATGTAGATCGTTTTGGTCAAGCAAAAGAAAATTCTGGATACTATATTATGCATGACTTAATGCATGATTTAGcaacaaatgtttcttttggaGAATGCGTACGGATAGCTGATGTTACCAGCCTTGAGAATGTGGTGAGCACAGTTCGACACATTCGTGTTGAATATATTTATAAATTCCCTgtggaaaagattaagaaaatatCCCGTTTGGAACATTTGCGCACCATTATCATCAAAGATGGGCATACTAATGTGGAAGAGAATATAGATATTCTAAATGCTGTGGAACAGCTTGTTGCGGGATCAAAATCCTTGCGTCTGCTTGAAACAGAATTATGGCACACATCCCATTTTGCCAGTAAACTTGCAAAGTTGAAGCACCTTCGTTGCATCAAATTGAAAAATACATACACAGCACAAGAAAGCATGTCTGGAGTTTTCAAATTGTATCACTTAACAACATTGAAATGGAAATCTGTGAATATAGGATCAAAACAAGTAAGGGATGTTGGGTACCTTGACTGCTTACGGCACGTGTCATATGGACCACATGGATGCAGTATGGTCCCAATAGGCAGACTGACTTCTCTTCAATTCTTACCTGATTATCGTATCAGGAGAGTAAAAGGTTACAGTATAAGTGTGCTCAAAGATTTGGGAGGCCTCCGTTCCATTTCTGTTCACGGCCTTGAGAACGTTCATAACCAAGAAGAGGCAAAGGAGGCCAACATGAAGTCAAAGAAATACCTCGAATCATTACATCTACAATGGTGGAGACGCAGTGGTGATCAAAGTAGTACTGCTGAGCTGATTGCTGACAGCCTTGAGCCACATGCCAATCTTAGAAATCTAAGTATTTCAGGTTTCGGTGGCCGTAGAATTCCACATTGGATTACAGAACCCTGTGTAGAAAACCTTGTAAAGCTTAATTTCAATGGTTGTGCACATATTGAAGAACTCCCAAACCTTGAAATGTTACTAAAGCTCGAGGATTTAAGATTAGATGGTCTTACTAGACTGAGAAGAATTGGTCCGGAGTTAAATACCTTGGGAGATGGGTGTATGGAGCTGTTCCTGCCACCAAGGCTTCATACACTTGATGTGAGACGTTGCTTTGAACTTGAGGAATTGCCTCTTCTACCTCCTACTTTGGTGTTACTGGAAATTGATTATTCCGGATTGACCAGGCTTCCAAGAATAGCTGAGCTGCAGAACCAGAACAATGAAACTGTATCGTCCCTGCTGAAGGAAATCAAGGTCAGTCGTTGTCAGAGTTTGAATTCACTTGTGGGGAGCCTATTCGAGCAAAAACAATTCATGGGAACTCTATGTGAAATGAGCATCATTGACTGTGAGCATCTGGAATCTGCACCCTTACCTTTTGAAGAAATGAATGGACTTGGTGAACTTTTTATAAATAACTGTCCAGAGTTGAGGATGCTAAGAGGTGCTGAAGATAAcctttctctttctctatcGTCACTTAAACGTCTAAAAATGGGGCAGTGTGGTGACTTGGAACTTCTGCTGCTTCAGTCACTGCAAGCGTTTACCAATCTCTCCAGTTTGAGCCTCAGAAACTGCTTGGTATTGGAATCCCTCCCATCCGCAGATGTATTTCGGAGTCTCATGTCGTTGCGAAACATTGAGATGAATGGATGCAGGAATCTGTCATCCCTGGGGGGGCTCGAATCCGTTCGATGCCTCAAGCGTTTAAGTATCTCCAACTGCAGTAAACTCAAAGAGGTTGGGCTATCCCTAACTCCGGACGTATTTGGTTGCCTCGAAGAGCCTAGAAGGTTCATGCAATTCGATTGCATTAACATCGACCACCCCTGCCTGGTGCTTGTTGAGCCACTCAAGAGTCTATGCACAACCACTCGTCTGGACATTCGAGATGGGTCAGAGATGTTGAACGTAATTGAGCCATGGCTGCTACATAATTGTACATCCCTTCGGTTCCTATACATATTTAAAGCCAGTTTCGAATCGCTCCCACCGAGCATAAGAGAACTCTCCTCTCTCAAGTCGTTGTGCGTGTATGAATCCAATCATCTCCGTTCACTGTCAAGTTTGCCCTCCTCCCTACTGTCACTATTTATTATGGAGTGCCATCCAGAGCTGCGGAAGAAAGTTAAAGAGCATGGAAGCATTGAATGGAACAAGATTTGCCAGATCCCTAATGTGCAAATAG GAGATTGCTGCTTCAGGAAGGGTGAACAGTACATCGAAAAAAGAGCCGATGATTCAGGGGTCACTTGGACTGCG GTGATGAATCACACAAACAAAACTCAGTTCTTGAGCAGAGTATTTTGTTCTCCAGGAAGCCAAGAGCCACAAGAAATTCTAAAAACCAATTAA